In Cupriavidus basilensis, one genomic interval encodes:
- the lnt gene encoding apolipoprotein N-acyltransferase, which produces MKRLVQAWSGAASAGRDDARGVSLPRLLLAAVLGVAHTQAYAPHTWWWLQLLALAGLVALVADAPRTRGAAATGYAFGLGWFLSGIWWLYISMHVYGEMPAWMAMLAVLLFGAFLSLYPALAAATWHWLTARRTRTTSLARLAPLAFGAAWGLSEWLRGVVFTGFPWLSSGYAHTDGPLAGFAPLVGVYGIGALAATVAALLVTAVRGFGRGRDAHANPHGMRAGAIALAAAVALPLAGAALVPIAWTTPAGKPISVRLLQGNVAQDIKFEPVGVQRSLELYRDLITAAPADLVVTPETAFPVILQDLPVDIAIAVRDFTVASGTTVLFGAAGADSPVDFTNSVFGLGPLTERLYRYNKHHLVPFGEFIPFGFHWFVNMMKMPLGDFRRGGLDQAPLPVRGILVAPNICYEDLFGEEIAETLRSQKVPANILANVTNLAWFGDTIALDQHLQISRMRALETRRPMLRSTNTGMTAVVTPDGVVAGQLPTFTVGTLTANVQGTQGFTPYVRWGNVPALAACLLVLALAAWHRRRQG; this is translated from the coding sequence ATGAAGCGCCTTGTCCAGGCATGGTCCGGCGCCGCCAGCGCCGGACGCGACGACGCGCGCGGCGTGAGCCTGCCCCGCCTGCTGCTGGCTGCCGTGCTGGGCGTGGCCCATACCCAGGCCTACGCGCCGCACACCTGGTGGTGGCTGCAACTACTGGCGCTGGCGGGGCTGGTGGCACTGGTCGCCGATGCGCCGCGCACCCGTGGCGCGGCCGCCACCGGCTATGCATTCGGCCTCGGCTGGTTCCTCTCCGGCATCTGGTGGCTCTATATCAGCATGCACGTCTATGGCGAGATGCCGGCGTGGATGGCGATGCTTGCCGTGCTGCTGTTCGGTGCCTTCCTCTCGCTCTATCCGGCACTGGCCGCCGCCACGTGGCACTGGCTGACTGCCCGCCGTACGCGGACAACCTCATTGGCACGGCTCGCGCCACTCGCCTTTGGGGCAGCCTGGGGGCTGTCGGAATGGCTGCGCGGCGTGGTCTTCACCGGCTTTCCGTGGCTGTCCAGCGGCTACGCCCATACCGATGGCCCGCTGGCCGGCTTCGCGCCGCTGGTGGGCGTCTATGGCATCGGCGCGCTGGCCGCGACCGTGGCCGCCTTGCTGGTGACCGCGGTGCGTGGCTTTGGCCGTGGTCGCGATGCGCACGCCAACCCGCATGGCATGCGGGCCGGCGCGATCGCCCTGGCGGCCGCCGTGGCGCTGCCGCTGGCCGGCGCCGCGCTGGTGCCGATCGCCTGGACCACGCCTGCCGGCAAGCCCATTTCGGTGCGGCTGCTGCAAGGCAACGTGGCGCAGGACATCAAGTTCGAGCCGGTCGGCGTGCAGCGCTCGCTTGAGCTCTATCGTGACCTGATCACCGCCGCCCCGGCCGATCTGGTCGTGACGCCGGAGACGGCGTTCCCGGTGATCTTGCAGGACCTGCCGGTGGACATCGCCATCGCGGTGCGCGACTTCACCGTGGCTAGCGGCACCACCGTGCTGTTCGGCGCCGCCGGCGCGGATTCACCGGTCGATTTCACCAACAGCGTCTTTGGCCTGGGCCCGCTGACCGAACGGCTGTACCGCTACAACAAGCACCACCTGGTGCCGTTCGGCGAGTTCATTCCCTTCGGCTTTCATTGGTTCGTCAACATGATGAAGATGCCGCTGGGGGATTTCCGCCGCGGCGGGCTGGACCAGGCGCCGCTGCCCGTGCGCGGCATCCTGGTGGCGCCCAATATCTGCTACGAGGATCTGTTCGGCGAAGAAATCGCCGAGACCCTGCGCAGCCAGAAGGTGCCGGCCAATATCCTGGCCAACGTGACCAACCTGGCGTGGTTCGGCGACACCATCGCGCTAGACCAGCATCTGCAGATCTCGCGCATGCGCGCACTGGAAACGCGCCGGCCGATGCTGCGCTCGACCAATACCGGCATGACAGCCGTAGTGACGCCGGACGGCGTGGTGGCGGGACAACTGCCGACCTTCACCGTCGGCACGCTTACCGCCAATGTGCAGGGCACGCAGGGTTTCACCCCTTACGTGCGTTGGGGCAATGTACCGGCGCTGGCGGCATGCCTGCTGGTGCTGGCGCTGGCGGCCTGGCACCGCCGCCGGCAGGGCTGA
- a CDS encoding HlyC/CorC family transporter, whose translation MNDPYPSSKSADRPRSLLERLSDFISPEPDSRAELLEVLQDAHARNLIDADSLSMIEGVFQVSELTARDIMVPRGQMDTVNIADAPESFIPFMRQTAHSRFPVYEGSRDNIIGILLAKDLLRYYTDEEFDLRETLRPAVFIPESKRLNILLRDFRINRNHIAMVVDEYGGVAGLVTIEDVLEQIVGDIEDEFDLDEDHDNIVQLPDGSWRVHGLTEIEQFNETFGTQFSDHDVDTVGGLLSNHLGHVPHRGEVVVLPPMRFEVLRADARQAHLMLVRREAPLTPPDMDGA comes from the coding sequence ATGAACGACCCTTATCCCAGTTCGAAGTCAGCCGACCGTCCCCGATCCCTGCTCGAACGGCTCTCGGATTTCATCTCTCCGGAGCCCGACTCCCGTGCCGAATTGCTTGAGGTGCTCCAGGATGCGCATGCGCGCAACCTGATCGACGCCGACTCGCTTTCCATGATCGAAGGCGTGTTCCAGGTATCCGAACTCACCGCGCGCGACATCATGGTCCCCCGTGGCCAGATGGACACCGTCAATATCGCCGATGCGCCGGAGAGCTTCATTCCCTTCATGCGGCAGACAGCGCACTCGCGCTTTCCGGTCTATGAAGGCAGCCGCGACAACATCATCGGCATCCTGCTCGCCAAGGACCTCTTGCGGTATTACACCGATGAAGAGTTCGACCTGCGCGAGACCTTGCGCCCGGCGGTGTTCATTCCCGAGTCCAAGCGCCTCAATATCCTGTTGCGCGACTTCCGCATCAACCGCAACCACATCGCCATGGTGGTGGACGAGTACGGCGGCGTCGCCGGCCTGGTCACCATCGAGGACGTGCTGGAGCAGATCGTGGGCGACATCGAGGATGAGTTCGACCTCGACGAAGACCACGACAACATCGTGCAGCTGCCCGATGGCAGCTGGCGCGTGCATGGACTGACCGAAATCGAGCAGTTCAACGAAACCTTTGGCACGCAATTCTCGGATCACGACGTCGATACCGTGGGCGGCTTGCTGAGCAACCACCTGGGTCACGTGCCGCATCGTGGCGAAGTGGTGGTGTTGCCGCCGATGCGCTTCGAGGTCCTGCGTGCCGACGCCCGCCAGGCGCACCTGATGCTGGTGCGCCGCGAGGCACCGCTCACCCCACCCGACATGGACGGCGCATGA